One stretch of Patagioenas fasciata isolate bPatFas1 chromosome 9, bPatFas1.hap1, whole genome shotgun sequence DNA includes these proteins:
- the ATG16L1 gene encoding autophagy-related protein 16-1 isoform X1, giving the protein MASGLRAAGFPPWKQHIAAELRRRDRLQRQAFEEIIAQYNKLLEKSDLHAVLADKLQAEKYDMQSRHEISPGHDGTWNDAQLQELAQLKIKHQEELTELHKKRGELAQSVIDLNNQMQQKDKEMQMNEAKIAEYLQKISELETECQELRSKLQDLERANQTLKDEYDALQITFNALEEKLRKTTEDNQELVSRWMAEKAQEANRLNAENEKDSRRRQARLQKELAEAAKEPLPVEPRDDDIEVLADETSDTAEETSPVRTVSRTSSKRLSQPAGGLLDSITNIFGLSESPLLGHQSSDAARRRSLSSLPVPQDNVEPHPGASKEVRVPTTAICVFDAHDGEVNAVQFSPGSRLLATGGMDRRVKLWEVLGDRCEPKGSLSGSNAGITSIEFDSAGSYLLAASNDFASRIWTVDDNRLRHTLTGHSGKVLSAKFLLDNARIVSGSHDRTLKLWDLRSKVCIKTVFAGSSCNDIVCTEQCVMSGHFDKKIRFWDIRTESIVKELELLGRITALDLNSERTELLTCSRDDLLKIIDLRVSAVKQTFSAQGFKCGSDWTRVVFSPDGNYVAAGSADGALYIWNVLTGKLERMLAKHHSSSINAVAWSPAGAHVVSVDKGNKAVLWSEF; this is encoded by the exons ATGGCGTCGGGGCTGCGCGCCGCCGGGTTCCCCCCCTGGAAGCAGCACATCGCGGCGGAGCTGCGGCGGCGGGACCGGCTGCAGCGGCAGGCCTTCGAGGAGATCATCGCGCAGT ATAACAAGCTACTAGAGAAGTCGGACCTTCATGCGGTGCTGGCTGATAAGCTTCAAGCAGAAAAATACGACATGCAGAGCAGACATGAGATCAG TCCAGGACATGATGGTACATGGAATGACGCTCAGTTGCAGGAACTGGCCCAGCTGAAGATAAAGCATCAAGAAGAGCTGACAGAGCTGCACAAGAAACGTGGCGAG CTGGCGCAGTCTGTAATTGATCTGAATAACCAAATGCAGCAGAAGGACAAAGAGATGCAGATGAATGAAGCAAA GATTGCAGAATATTTGCAAAAGATCTCTGAACTGGAAACAGAGTGCCAGGAATTGCGTAGCAAACTGCAAGATCTGGAACGAGCTAATCAGACGCTGAAAGATGAGTATGACGCTCTCCAGATCACCTTCAATGCCTTGGAGGAGAAACTGAGGAAAACTACTGAAGACAACCAGGAGCTGGTCTCGCGTTGGATGGCAGAGAAAGCACAAGAAGCCAATCGTTTGAatgcagaaaatgaaaaggatTCAAG gAGACGACAAGCCAGGCTGCAGAAGGAGCTGGCAGAAGCTGCCAAAGAACCCCTGCCTGTTGAACC CAGGGATGACGATATCGAAGTGCTGGCAGATGAAACCTCTGACACAGCTGAGGAGACATCTCCAGTGAGAACTGTCAGCCGAACATCCAG TAAGCGACTCtcccagccagctggaggccTTCTGGACTCTATCACTAATATCTTTGG TCTGTCTGAGTCTCCCCTTTTGGGACATCAATCTTCTGATGCTGCCAG GAGGCGTTCTTTGTCGTCGCTCCCTGTTCCCCAGGATAATGTAGAACCACATCCAGGTGCCAGCAAAGAAGTGCGAGTGCCCACTACTGCCATATGTGTCTTT GACGCACACGATGGGGAGGTGAACGCAGTGCAGTTCAGCCCCGGCTCCCGGTTACTAGCAACAGGAGGCATGGACCGCAGGGTTAAGCTTTGGGAAGTCTTGGgag ATAGGTGTGAACCCAAAGGTTCCCTCTCGGGTAGTAATGCTGGGATTACAAGCATAGAATTTGATAGTGCG GGTTCGTACCTCTTAGCAGCTTCAAATGACTTTGCCAGCAGAATCTGGACGGTTGATGACAATCGATTGCGG CACACCCTGACAGGTCACAGCGGTAAAGTTCTGTCGGCCAAGTTCTTGCTGGACAATGCACGCATTGTTTCGGGAAGTCATGACCGGACTCTCAAGCTCTGGGACCTCCGCAGCAAAGTTT GTATAAAAACAGTGTTTGCAGGATCTAGCTGCAATGACATCGTATGTACTGAGCAATGTGTAATGAGTGGACATTTTGATAAGAAAATTCGTTTCTGGGACATCAG GACTGAAAGCATCGTAAAAGAACTGGAGCTGCTTGGGAGAATCACAGCTCTGGACCTGAACTCAGAGCGAACAGAGCTTTTGACCTGTTCCCGTGATGATCTGCTAAAGATCATTGATCTGCGGGTTAGTGCTGTCAAGCAGACATTCAG TGCCCAGGGATTCAAATGCGGCTCTGACTGGACGAGAGTTGTGTTCAG CCCTGATGGTAACTATGTTGCGGCTGGTTCAGCTGATGGGGCCCTCTACATTTGGAATGTGCTCACTGGCAAGTTGGAGAGGATGCTGGCAAAGCATCACAG TTCTTCTATCAATGCGGTTGCGTGGTCGCCAGCGGGTGCCCACGTGGTCAGTGTGGACAAAGGAAACAAGGCTGTCCTGTGGTCTGAATTTTGA
- the ATG16L1 gene encoding autophagy-related protein 16-1 isoform X5: MLRCHVFWREKQVNLDNKLLEKSDLHAVLADKLQAEKYDMQSRHEISPGHDGTWNDAQLQELAQLKIKHQEELTELHKKRGELAQSVIDLNNQMQQKDKEMQMNEAKIAEYLQKISELETECQELRSKLQDLERANQTLKDEYDALQITFNALEEKLRKTTEDNQELVSRWMAEKAQEANRLNAENEKDSRRRQARLQKELAEAAKEPLPVEPRDDDIEVLADETSDTAEETSPVRTVSRTSSKRLSQPAGGLLDSITNIFGLSESPLLGHQSSDAARRRSLSSLPVPQDNVEPHPGASKEVRVPTTAICVFDAHDGEVNAVQFSPGSRLLATGGMDRRVKLWEVLGDRCEPKGSLSGSNAGITSIEFDSAGSYLLAASNDFASRIWTVDDNRLRHTLTGHSGKVLSAKFLLDNARIVSGSHDRTLKLWDLRSKVCIKTVFAGSSCNDIVCTEQCVMSGHFDKKIRFWDIRTESIVKELELLGRITALDLNSERTELLTCSRDDLLKIIDLRVSAVKQTFSAQGFKCGSDWTRVVFSPDGNYVAAGSADGALYIWNVLTGKLERMLAKHHSSSINAVAWSPAGAHVVSVDKGNKAVLWSEF; this comes from the exons ATGCTGAGGTGCCACGTGTTTTGGAGGGAGAAGCAAGTAAACCTTG ATAACAAGCTACTAGAGAAGTCGGACCTTCATGCGGTGCTGGCTGATAAGCTTCAAGCAGAAAAATACGACATGCAGAGCAGACATGAGATCAG TCCAGGACATGATGGTACATGGAATGACGCTCAGTTGCAGGAACTGGCCCAGCTGAAGATAAAGCATCAAGAAGAGCTGACAGAGCTGCACAAGAAACGTGGCGAG CTGGCGCAGTCTGTAATTGATCTGAATAACCAAATGCAGCAGAAGGACAAAGAGATGCAGATGAATGAAGCAAA GATTGCAGAATATTTGCAAAAGATCTCTGAACTGGAAACAGAGTGCCAGGAATTGCGTAGCAAACTGCAAGATCTGGAACGAGCTAATCAGACGCTGAAAGATGAGTATGACGCTCTCCAGATCACCTTCAATGCCTTGGAGGAGAAACTGAGGAAAACTACTGAAGACAACCAGGAGCTGGTCTCGCGTTGGATGGCAGAGAAAGCACAAGAAGCCAATCGTTTGAatgcagaaaatgaaaaggatTCAAG gAGACGACAAGCCAGGCTGCAGAAGGAGCTGGCAGAAGCTGCCAAAGAACCCCTGCCTGTTGAACC CAGGGATGACGATATCGAAGTGCTGGCAGATGAAACCTCTGACACAGCTGAGGAGACATCTCCAGTGAGAACTGTCAGCCGAACATCCAG TAAGCGACTCtcccagccagctggaggccTTCTGGACTCTATCACTAATATCTTTGG TCTGTCTGAGTCTCCCCTTTTGGGACATCAATCTTCTGATGCTGCCAG GAGGCGTTCTTTGTCGTCGCTCCCTGTTCCCCAGGATAATGTAGAACCACATCCAGGTGCCAGCAAAGAAGTGCGAGTGCCCACTACTGCCATATGTGTCTTT GACGCACACGATGGGGAGGTGAACGCAGTGCAGTTCAGCCCCGGCTCCCGGTTACTAGCAACAGGAGGCATGGACCGCAGGGTTAAGCTTTGGGAAGTCTTGGgag ATAGGTGTGAACCCAAAGGTTCCCTCTCGGGTAGTAATGCTGGGATTACAAGCATAGAATTTGATAGTGCG GGTTCGTACCTCTTAGCAGCTTCAAATGACTTTGCCAGCAGAATCTGGACGGTTGATGACAATCGATTGCGG CACACCCTGACAGGTCACAGCGGTAAAGTTCTGTCGGCCAAGTTCTTGCTGGACAATGCACGCATTGTTTCGGGAAGTCATGACCGGACTCTCAAGCTCTGGGACCTCCGCAGCAAAGTTT GTATAAAAACAGTGTTTGCAGGATCTAGCTGCAATGACATCGTATGTACTGAGCAATGTGTAATGAGTGGACATTTTGATAAGAAAATTCGTTTCTGGGACATCAG GACTGAAAGCATCGTAAAAGAACTGGAGCTGCTTGGGAGAATCACAGCTCTGGACCTGAACTCAGAGCGAACAGAGCTTTTGACCTGTTCCCGTGATGATCTGCTAAAGATCATTGATCTGCGGGTTAGTGCTGTCAAGCAGACATTCAG TGCCCAGGGATTCAAATGCGGCTCTGACTGGACGAGAGTTGTGTTCAG CCCTGATGGTAACTATGTTGCGGCTGGTTCAGCTGATGGGGCCCTCTACATTTGGAATGTGCTCACTGGCAAGTTGGAGAGGATGCTGGCAAAGCATCACAG TTCTTCTATCAATGCGGTTGCGTGGTCGCCAGCGGGTGCCCACGTGGTCAGTGTGGACAAAGGAAACAAGGCTGTCCTGTGGTCTGAATTTTGA